In Citrus sinensis cultivar Valencia sweet orange chromosome 4, DVS_A1.0, whole genome shotgun sequence, one DNA window encodes the following:
- the LOC102628796 gene encoding uncharacterized protein LOC102628796 isoform X3, with product MKKKHHLHLERSEMILLGLLRPYGRDETVARIVLSSSIDCFGLNRTQVIDSGLIIFLNEFRNRYHARSRFRSFPGDWFRRCGGLRGASAVRKPNYDDGFPELEQPGSYVSMSVFSFEAAINNQVFYPNLNSHNSQYCYGYLLLQLCIFKLYSTDL from the exons atgaaaaaaaaacaccacCTCCATTTGGAAAGATCAGAAATGATTTTGTTAGGCTTACTTAGACCATATGGAAGAGATGAGACAGTGGCACGAATCGTGTTATCATCATCAATCGATTGCTTTGGATTGAATAGAACTCAAGTGATTGACTCTGGATTAATAATATTCCTCAATGAATTCCGTAATCGTTATCATGCTCGTTCTCGTTTCCGCTCTTTTCCTGGAGATTGGTTCCGTCGTTGCGGTGGACTCCGCGGCGCCTCCGCCGTTCGGAAACccaa CTATGATGATGGATTTCCTG AGCTGGAGCAACCGGGCTCATATGTTTCTATGTCAGTATTTTCCTTTGAAGCTGCTATCAATAATCAAGTCTTTTATCCAAATTTGAATAGTCATAATTCACAGTATTGTTATGGTTATCTCCTGCTgcaattgtgtatttttaaactGTATAGTACAGATTTGTGA
- the LOC102628796 gene encoding uncharacterized protein LOC102628796 isoform X4 has protein sequence MKKKHHLHLERSEMILLGLLRPYGRDETVARIVLSSSIDCFGLNRTQVIDSGLIIFLNEFRNRYHARSRFRSFPGDWFRRCGGLRGASAVRKPNSLLPCVPLNISWFAQGIGMLEAMMMDFLSWSNRAHMFLCQYFPLKLLSIIKSFIQI, from the exons atgaaaaaaaaacaccacCTCCATTTGGAAAGATCAGAAATGATTTTGTTAGGCTTACTTAGACCATATGGAAGAGATGAGACAGTGGCACGAATCGTGTTATCATCATCAATCGATTGCTTTGGATTGAATAGAACTCAAGTGATTGACTCTGGATTAATAATATTCCTCAATGAATTCCGTAATCGTTATCATGCTCGTTCTCGTTTCCGCTCTTTTCCTGGAGATTGGTTCCGTCGTTGCGGTGGACTCCGCGGCGCCTCCGCCGTTCGGAAACccaa CTCTTTGTTACCTTGCGTCCCTTTGAACATATCATGGTTTGCGCAAGGCATTGGAATGCTTGAAG CTATGATGATGGATTTCCTG AGCTGGAGCAACCGGGCTCATATGTTTCTATGTCAGTATTTTCCTTTGAAGCTGCTATCAATAATCAAGTCTTTTATCCAAATTTGA